A portion of the Gasterosteus aculeatus chromosome 12, fGasAcu3.hap1.1, whole genome shotgun sequence genome contains these proteins:
- the LOC120815006 gene encoding interleukin-17C-like isoform X2, with amino-acid sequence MSRLVGLQMIPLLLFNGFVPASSSAAAATRSRGCISLERLNRTVDRFQRTHGSPTMTRNRQDARQDARQTCAQAAAGMSGELRDRSLAPWRYSINTEDDRIPHKIAVAECLCDGCIINQREDMRYNSVPVFAPLMVMRKTPCPRDHARFMVSRDWIKVPVGCTCAAPKYAKRST; translated from the exons ATGTCACGCCTCGTGGGTCTGCAGATG ATCCCGCTGCTGCTCTTCAACGGCTTCGTGCCGGCTTCTTCCTCCGCTGCCGCCGCCACGAGGTCCCGCGGGTGCATCAGCCTGGAGCGGCTGAACCGCACCGTGGACCGGTTCCAGAGGACGCACGGCAGCCCGACGATGACGCGTAACCGGCAGGACGCGCGGCAGGACGCGCGGCAGACGTGCGCGCAGGCGGCCGCGGGAATGAGCGGAGAGCTGAGAGACCGCTCCCTCGCCCCGTGGCGGTACAG CATCAACACAGAGGACGACCGGATTCCTCACAAGATCGCCGTCGCCGAGTGCCTCTGCGACGGCTGCATCATCAACCAGCGGGAGGACATGCGCTACAACTCTGTGCCCGTGTTCGCCCCGCTGATGGTCATGAGGAAGACGCCGTGCCCGCGGGACCACGCCAGGTTCATGGTCAGCAGGGATTGGATCAAGGTCCCCGTGGGCTGCACCTGCGCCGCGCCCAAGTACGCCAAGAGATCGACGTAG
- the LOC120815005 gene encoding beta-1,3-galactosyltransferase 1, translating into MLESGSAPLGRSQKAVDAGKLQEGRMWYRFSRRQFLFLILVLTVVYFLYNTNIKESAGWFSSNSQRQSAVSTNTSGSGAGGPGSEHGGFATAFSLAASPPNRTSPVATDAATQRTTPSEAEKATAPPYRSPSPYLVEYPSEYHFVVNEPEACERQKAFLVLVVPVAPGNRAHRDIIRNTWGGEGAASGRAVALLFLTGLPGGEGAAQVQEQLLLESRQYHDLIQSDFLDCYKNLTIKTMVMMEWLDSHCSGASYAMKIDSDMFLNVPKLVEMLLDAPKTNYMTGLVERGAAVLRDRTSKWFLPEEIYPWNYYPSYALGLGYVLSLDLPKKLVEASRHVDAVYIEDVFLGLCMKHLGIQVTDPPSQNYFHVFPRDYSRCAYSQLIATTTNSDVDRVSIWKDFKRPGPYC; encoded by the coding sequence GCTGGGAAACTGCAGGAAGGCAGAATGTGGTATCGCTTCTCACGCCGCcagttcctcttcctcatcctggTGTTGACTGTGGTTTACTTCCTCTACAACACCAACATTAAGGAATCGGCGGGGTGGTTCTCATCTAATAGTCAGAGACAAAGCGCCGTCTCCACCAACACCAGTGGTTCCGGCGCCGGAGGGCCTGGATCTGAACACGGCGGGTTTGCGACAGCGTTTAGCCTGGCCGCCAGTCCTCCAAATAGGACGTCGCCAGTGGCGACGGACGCGGCGACTCAGCGGACGACTCCAAGTGAAGCCGAGAAGGCGACGGCACCTCCGTACAGGTCTCCGAGCCCCTACCTGGTGGAATACCCCTCCGAGTATCACTTCGTCGTCAATGAGCCGGAGGCGTGTGAGCGGCAAAAGGCTTTCCTGGTTCTGGTGGTTCCCGTGGCGCCCGGGAATCGGGCCCACCGCGACATCATCCGCAACACCTGGGGCGGCGAGGGCGCGGCGTCTGGCCGGGCCGTGGCGCTGTTGTTCCTGACGGGGCTTCCCGGCGGGGAAGGGGCGGCGCAGGTCCAGGAGCAGCTCCTGCTGGAGAGCCGCCAGTACCACGACCtgatccaaagcgacttcctGGACTGCTACAAGAACCTCACCATCAAGACCATGGTGATGATGGAGTGGCTGGATTCGCACTGCTCCGGCGCCTCGTACGCCATGAAGATCGACTCTGACATGTTTCTGAACGTGCCAAAGCTCGTGGAGATGTTGCTGGACGCCCCGAAGACGAACTACATGACGGGCCTCGTGGAGCGGGGAGCCGCGGTCCTGAGGGACCGGACCTCTAAGTGGTTCCTCCCCGAGGAGATTTACCCTTGGAATTATTACCCTAGTTACGCTTTGGGCCTGGGCTACGTTTTGTCCCTTGACCTCCCCAAGAAGCTGGTGGAGGCCTCCAGACACGTTGATGCCGTGTACATCGAGGACGTTTTTTTGGGGTTGTGCATGAAGCACTTGGGGATCCAAGTCACCGACCCCCCGAGCCAGAACTACTTCCACGTGTTTCCTCGGGACTACAGTCGCTGTGCTTATTCGCAGCTGATCGCCACCACGACGAATTCGGACGTTGACCGTGTGAGCATTTGGAAAGACTTCAAAAGACCGGGTCCGTACTGCTGA
- the LOC120815006 gene encoding interleukin-17F-like isoform X1 has product MSRLVGLQMVNVPVSRRERALKSRRAENLHACFIFSPQIPLLLFNGFVPASSSAAAATRSRGCISLERLNRTVDRFQRTHGSPTMTRNRQDARQDARQTCAQAAAGMSGELRDRSLAPWRYSINTEDDRIPHKIAVAECLCDGCIINQREDMRYNSVPVFAPLMVMRKTPCPRDHARFMVSRDWIKVPVGCTCAAPKYAKRST; this is encoded by the exons ATGTCACGCCTCGTGGGTCTGCAGATGGTAAATGTGCCCGTGAGCCGGCGGGAGCGCGCTTTAAAGTCACGCCGAGCTGAGAACCTTCACGCGTGTTTTATCTTCTCTCCACAGATCCCGCTGCTGCTCTTCAACGGCTTCGTGCCGGCTTCTTCCTCCGCTGCCGCCGCCACGAGGTCCCGCGGGTGCATCAGCCTGGAGCGGCTGAACCGCACCGTGGACCGGTTCCAGAGGACGCACGGCAGCCCGACGATGACGCGTAACCGGCAGGACGCGCGGCAGGACGCGCGGCAGACGTGCGCGCAGGCGGCCGCGGGAATGAGCGGAGAGCTGAGAGACCGCTCCCTCGCCCCGTGGCGGTACAG CATCAACACAGAGGACGACCGGATTCCTCACAAGATCGCCGTCGCCGAGTGCCTCTGCGACGGCTGCATCATCAACCAGCGGGAGGACATGCGCTACAACTCTGTGCCCGTGTTCGCCCCGCTGATGGTCATGAGGAAGACGCCGTGCCCGCGGGACCACGCCAGGTTCATGGTCAGCAGGGATTGGATCAAGGTCCCCGTGGGCTGCACCTGCGCCGCGCCCAAGTACGCCAAGAGATCGACGTAG
- the nqo1 gene encoding NAD(P)H dehydrogenase [quinone] 1 isoform X2, whose product MAQKTALIVYAHQSPGSFNAAVRDLVTLELAAQGFRVLVSDLYAMNFRANSTQDDIIGDLRNPTLFQYGEETMCAWMEGRLSDDIQAEQRKVEEAELIIFQFPLYWFSVPAIMKGWMDRVLTQGFAFSLEKMYNNGIFKDKKAMLSFTTGATQTMFQPDGINGDINIALWPLQNGTLHFCGFQVLAPQIFWGPAHCPAAVRTMMLDGWRARLKGLLAEKPLTFAPCELFDLSFQGGFLLRPEVREERESQPYGITTGHHLGKPLPPDNQIRAPPASEEREEPGRSS is encoded by the exons ATGG ctCAGAAGACGGCGCTGATCGTGTACGCCCACCAGAGTCCGGGTTCCTTCAACGCCGCCGTGCGTGACCTGGTGACGCTGGAGCTGGCGGCGCAGGGCTTCAGGGTCCTAGTGTCCGACCTGTACGCCATGAACTTCAGAGCCAACTCCACGCAGGACGACATCATCG GTGACCTCAGGAATCCAACGCTGTTCCAGTACGGAGAGGAGACCATGTGCGCctggatggaaggccgcctcAGCGACGACATCCAAGCCGAGCAGCGCAAAGTAGAGGAGGCGGAGCTCATCATCTTCCAG TTTCCATTGTACTGGTTCAGTGTGCCGGCCATCATGAAGGGCTGGATGGACCGAGTTCTCACTCAAGGCTTCGCCTTCTCCCTGGAAAAGATGTACAATAATGGAATATTCAAG GATAAGAAAGCGATGTTGTCTTTCACTACCGGAGCCACACAGACAATGTTCCAGCCGGATGGAATCAACGGCGACATCAACATCGCGCTCTGGCCTCTGCAG aacggcactTTGCACTTCTGCGGATTTCAGGTCCTCGCTCCTCAGATATTCTGGGGTCCGGCCCACTGTCCGGCCGCCGTGCGAACCATGATGCTCGACGGGTGGCGAGCCCGGCTCAAAGGACTGCTGGCGGAAAAGCCTTTGACCTTTGCCCCCTGTGAGCTGTTTGACCTCAGCTTTCAGGGCGGGTTTCTGCTACGGCCCGAAGTGAGGGAGGAGCGGGAGTCGCAGCCCTACGGCATCACCACGGGGCACCATCTGGGGAAACCACTGCCGCCTGACAACCAGATCAGAGCCCCGCCTGCTTCTGAAGAAAGGGAGGAACCGGGCCGCAGCAGCTAG
- the nqo1 gene encoding NAD(P)H dehydrogenase [quinone] 1 isoform X1 — translation MAQKTALIVYAHQSPGSFNAAVRDLVTLELAAQGFRVLVSDLYAMNFRANSTQDDIIGDLRNPTLFQYGEETMCAWMEGRLSDDIQAEQRKVEEAELIIFQFPLYWFSVPAIMKGWMDRVLTQGFAFSLEKMYNNGIFKDKKAMLSFTTGATQTMFQPDGINGDINIALWPLQNGTLHFCGFQVLAPQIFWGPAHCPAAVRTMMLDGWRARLKGLLAEKPLTFAPCELFDLSFQGGFLLRPEVREERESQPYGITTGHHLGKPLPPDNQIRAPPASEEREEPGRSS, via the exons ATGG ctCAGAAGACGGCGCTGATCGTGTACGCCCACCAGAGTCCGGGTTCCTTCAACGCCGCCGTGCGTGACCTGGTGACGCTGGAGCTGGCGGCGCAGGGCTTCAGGGTCCTAGTGTCCGACCTGTACGCCATGAACTTCAGAGCCAACTCCACGCAGGACGACATCATCGGTGAC CTCAGGAATCCAACGCTGTTCCAGTACGGAGAGGAGACCATGTGCGCctggatggaaggccgcctcAGCGACGACATCCAAGCCGAGCAGCGCAAAGTAGAGGAGGCGGAGCTCATCATCTTCCAG TTTCCATTGTACTGGTTCAGTGTGCCGGCCATCATGAAGGGCTGGATGGACCGAGTTCTCACTCAAGGCTTCGCCTTCTCCCTGGAAAAGATGTACAATAATGGAATATTCAAG GATAAGAAAGCGATGTTGTCTTTCACTACCGGAGCCACACAGACAATGTTCCAGCCGGATGGAATCAACGGCGACATCAACATCGCGCTCTGGCCTCTGCAG aacggcactTTGCACTTCTGCGGATTTCAGGTCCTCGCTCCTCAGATATTCTGGGGTCCGGCCCACTGTCCGGCCGCCGTGCGAACCATGATGCTCGACGGGTGGCGAGCCCGGCTCAAAGGACTGCTGGCGGAAAAGCCTTTGACCTTTGCCCCCTGTGAGCTGTTTGACCTCAGCTTTCAGGGCGGGTTTCTGCTACGGCCCGAAGTGAGGGAGGAGCGGGAGTCGCAGCCCTACGGCATCACCACGGGGCACCATCTGGGGAAACCACTGCCGCCTGACAACCAGATCAGAGCCCCGCCTGCTTCTGAAGAAAGGGAGGAACCGGGCCGCAGCAGCTAG
- the nqo1 gene encoding NAD(P)H dehydrogenase [quinone] 1 isoform X3, with protein sequence MNFRANSTQDDIIGDLRNPTLFQYGEETMCAWMEGRLSDDIQAEQRKVEEAELIIFQFPLYWFSVPAIMKGWMDRVLTQGFAFSLEKMYNNGIFKDKKAMLSFTTGATQTMFQPDGINGDINIALWPLQNGTLHFCGFQVLAPQIFWGPAHCPAAVRTMMLDGWRARLKGLLAEKPLTFAPCELFDLSFQGGFLLRPEVREERESQPYGITTGHHLGKPLPPDNQIRAPPASEEREEPGRSS encoded by the exons ATGAACTTCAGAGCCAACTCCACGCAGGACGACATCATCG GTGACCTCAGGAATCCAACGCTGTTCCAGTACGGAGAGGAGACCATGTGCGCctggatggaaggccgcctcAGCGACGACATCCAAGCCGAGCAGCGCAAAGTAGAGGAGGCGGAGCTCATCATCTTCCAG TTTCCATTGTACTGGTTCAGTGTGCCGGCCATCATGAAGGGCTGGATGGACCGAGTTCTCACTCAAGGCTTCGCCTTCTCCCTGGAAAAGATGTACAATAATGGAATATTCAAG GATAAGAAAGCGATGTTGTCTTTCACTACCGGAGCCACACAGACAATGTTCCAGCCGGATGGAATCAACGGCGACATCAACATCGCGCTCTGGCCTCTGCAG aacggcactTTGCACTTCTGCGGATTTCAGGTCCTCGCTCCTCAGATATTCTGGGGTCCGGCCCACTGTCCGGCCGCCGTGCGAACCATGATGCTCGACGGGTGGCGAGCCCGGCTCAAAGGACTGCTGGCGGAAAAGCCTTTGACCTTTGCCCCCTGTGAGCTGTTTGACCTCAGCTTTCAGGGCGGGTTTCTGCTACGGCCCGAAGTGAGGGAGGAGCGGGAGTCGCAGCCCTACGGCATCACCACGGGGCACCATCTGGGGAAACCACTGCCGCCTGACAACCAGATCAGAGCCCCGCCTGCTTCTGAAGAAAGGGAGGAACCGGGCCGCAGCAGCTAG